The proteins below are encoded in one region of Aquisphaera giovannonii:
- a CDS encoding sigma-70 family RNA polymerase sigma factor, protein MIGRIEHAYHRRIEEVLAGGSLTGAADGELLERFATGSPGESEVAFAMLVERHGPMVLRVCRGVLRDPHDAEDAFQATFLVLVRRARSIRKAGSLGPWLHGVALRVSACQRSARASRRARERRWAGDRPEADEPAEAERRDALRAIQEEVGRLPDRYRSAIVLCDLEALPLDAAASRLGWPPGTVKSRLHRGRRQLRDRLIRRGLAPAAVGSALGTIAESADAAMTAELAEQTLLGALAASTRAAQVGAAARVAELAARAGRALFMDRLKAASMGLAALLAFGAGAAAMAGWLPGQEGRRPAAAEAPAQAPPGPATAKAAARPAPRSPLREGRRTIPLTIAGRAADEAGRPVAGAEIIITNANRSRTATEPDLLATGKSDAEGRFAIRDVPLPVLTPPPGPLPSAEEGRFQVAGTAPGFGFTWHRVRGFRPGPRPAAAEKGDLTASTAIHEGEPIRIDLTFGPPASLRGRIADDAGRPLADVPIQVGYIDEAMRPGGSGTWRCDRVDATGGAVPQDLRSFNGIGHLPASLRSARTGPDGTYRIDGLPREAELLASIDPGPEFEPFVGTIATTSRPIEGILSLGHDATLDRAFAAPAECRFHVTRASTGRPARGATVRAETDATMLRGGSVGEADDRGEAVLHLRPGEYRFVVVPRPGELDLPARGSIRVRRGAQEPSIVILPSAAAVVVRAVDAATGDGVEGVSFDYEAETSRERKELRSRPGAMDHPTTGPDGRLRAVLEPGRYRLAAAEIPRGWKLGANPAGQAGSAASRFLALAPGAEAEVRFQVERAEAPGAEAARDGEPGAVPKAIADRWESQRRLSRRGAARIRRYYFPGGDIPGRDLEAFLDATDLARVADPVAAIRARFPALEAPGEVTYEILDDGRRRRNDYGFGPEKGLPQVTISNGREVLSGGSNAQVDIFDVAKGGRAVLGIEDLVHWPVPSRSPGARPAAGHGVPDGQGADDGRLTILRDGRRLVVDARTGFVHVDSWGDRRGGAGRSIRQYGPRTLAGGAIVPRVGVEFDIRGDVVSSCWLTLIDDIDLSREPGPLDFTMPAPAGMLIIDHREDAQNPRMGTCHYPVSDVLAYAERFTSRSQFLEKVLKPGDDAPEIQAASWLTRDGKTVPPALRGKVVLIDFWGISCGPCIGQLPEVQAAADHFADRPDDLLVIGVHESGVAEGEVAEFARKRGLSFTMALDRPAAEAGWFGATFKDYGLRAIPAAAVLDRRGKVAYVGRFAEALAKAAELINGP, encoded by the coding sequence ATGATCGGGCGGATCGAGCATGCGTATCATCGGCGGATCGAGGAGGTCCTCGCCGGCGGGTCGCTGACGGGGGCGGCCGACGGCGAGCTGCTGGAGCGGTTCGCGACCGGGTCGCCGGGGGAGTCGGAGGTCGCCTTCGCGATGCTCGTGGAGCGGCACGGGCCGATGGTCCTCCGCGTCTGCCGGGGCGTCCTGCGCGACCCGCACGACGCCGAGGACGCGTTCCAGGCCACGTTCCTGGTGCTGGTCCGCCGGGCCCGATCGATCCGCAAGGCCGGCTCGCTGGGGCCGTGGCTCCACGGCGTCGCCCTCCGCGTGTCCGCCTGCCAGCGGTCGGCCCGGGCGAGCCGGCGGGCCCGCGAGCGCCGCTGGGCCGGCGATCGGCCCGAGGCGGATGAGCCCGCCGAGGCCGAGCGCCGGGACGCCCTCCGCGCGATCCAGGAGGAGGTCGGGCGGCTGCCGGATCGGTATCGCTCGGCGATCGTGCTCTGCGACCTGGAGGCCCTGCCTCTCGACGCCGCGGCGAGCCGGCTCGGCTGGCCTCCGGGGACGGTCAAGAGCCGGCTCCATCGCGGCCGCCGGCAGCTCCGCGACCGCCTGATCCGTCGCGGCCTCGCGCCCGCGGCCGTCGGGTCGGCGCTCGGGACGATTGCGGAATCCGCGGATGCCGCGATGACCGCGGAGCTCGCCGAGCAGACGCTGCTGGGCGCCCTCGCCGCGAGCACGAGGGCGGCGCAAGTGGGTGCCGCCGCTCGCGTCGCGGAGCTGGCCGCTCGCGCGGGGAGGGCCCTGTTCATGGATCGGCTCAAGGCGGCGTCGATGGGGCTCGCCGCCCTGCTGGCATTCGGAGCGGGGGCCGCCGCGATGGCCGGCTGGCTCCCGGGACAGGAAGGCCGCCGGCCGGCCGCCGCGGAGGCCCCGGCCCAGGCGCCGCCTGGGCCCGCGACCGCGAAGGCCGCGGCGAGGCCGGCGCCCCGCAGCCCCCTCCGGGAGGGGCGGCGGACGATCCCGCTCACGATCGCGGGGAGGGCCGCGGACGAGGCGGGCAGGCCGGTCGCGGGCGCGGAGATCATCATCACGAACGCCAACCGCTCGCGGACCGCGACGGAGCCCGATCTCCTGGCGACGGGGAAGTCGGACGCCGAGGGCCGGTTCGCGATCCGGGACGTGCCGCTGCCGGTGCTGACGCCGCCGCCGGGCCCGCTGCCGTCGGCCGAGGAGGGGCGGTTCCAGGTCGCCGGCACCGCGCCGGGCTTCGGCTTCACCTGGCACCGGGTCCGGGGCTTCCGGCCCGGGCCTCGCCCGGCGGCCGCGGAGAAGGGCGACCTCACCGCGAGTACCGCCATTCACGAAGGCGAGCCGATCCGGATCGACCTGACCTTCGGCCCGCCGGCCTCGCTCCGCGGGCGGATCGCCGACGACGCGGGCAGGCCCCTGGCCGACGTGCCGATCCAGGTCGGCTACATCGACGAGGCGATGCGGCCCGGGGGCTCGGGGACGTGGAGGTGCGACCGCGTCGATGCCACCGGCGGGGCCGTCCCGCAGGACCTGCGATCGTTCAACGGCATCGGCCACCTGCCCGCCTCGCTGCGGTCCGCAAGGACAGGGCCCGACGGGACGTACCGCATCGACGGCCTGCCGCGCGAGGCCGAGCTCCTGGCGTCGATCGACCCGGGCCCGGAGTTCGAGCCGTTCGTCGGGACGATCGCGACGACCTCGCGCCCCATCGAAGGGATTCTCAGCCTGGGACACGACGCGACCCTCGATCGCGCCTTCGCGGCGCCGGCCGAATGCCGGTTTCACGTGACGCGGGCCTCGACGGGCCGGCCCGCCCGCGGCGCGACGGTCCGCGCCGAGACGGACGCGACGATGCTCCGCGGCGGCTCCGTCGGCGAGGCGGACGACCGGGGGGAGGCCGTGCTCCACCTGCGGCCCGGCGAGTATCGATTCGTCGTGGTGCCCCGGCCCGGCGAGCTCGACCTCCCCGCCCGCGGCAGCATCCGCGTCCGGCGGGGGGCGCAGGAGCCCAGCATCGTGATCCTGCCGTCCGCCGCGGCCGTGGTCGTCCGCGCCGTCGATGCGGCCACGGGGGACGGCGTCGAGGGCGTGAGCTTCGACTACGAGGCCGAGACCAGCCGCGAGCGGAAGGAGCTCCGCAGCCGGCCGGGCGCGATGGACCACCCCACGACCGGCCCCGACGGCCGCCTGCGGGCGGTGCTCGAGCCCGGGCGATATCGGCTCGCGGCGGCCGAGATCCCGCGCGGCTGGAAGCTTGGCGCCAATCCTGCGGGGCAGGCGGGCTCGGCCGCGAGCCGCTTCCTCGCGCTCGCCCCGGGTGCCGAGGCGGAGGTGCGATTCCAGGTCGAGAGGGCGGAGGCCCCCGGGGCCGAGGCCGCCCGCGACGGCGAGCCGGGCGCCGTGCCGAAGGCCATCGCGGACCGTTGGGAAAGCCAGCGGAGGCTGTCCCGGCGAGGGGCCGCCCGGATCCGCCGATACTACTTCCCGGGCGGGGACATCCCCGGCCGGGACCTCGAGGCCTTCCTCGACGCCACCGACCTGGCCCGCGTCGCCGACCCAGTCGCCGCGATCCGGGCGCGATTCCCGGCCCTCGAGGCACCCGGGGAGGTGACCTACGAGATCCTCGACGACGGACGCCGGCGGCGGAACGACTACGGGTTCGGCCCGGAGAAGGGCCTTCCCCAGGTCACCATCAGCAACGGCCGCGAGGTGCTCTCGGGCGGCTCCAATGCCCAGGTGGACATCTTCGACGTTGCGAAGGGCGGCCGGGCCGTCCTCGGGATCGAAGACCTCGTCCATTGGCCCGTCCCGTCCCGATCGCCGGGCGCGAGGCCCGCGGCCGGCCACGGGGTGCCCGACGGGCAAGGAGCCGACGACGGCCGGCTGACGATCCTCCGCGACGGCCGGAGGCTGGTCGTCGACGCCCGCACGGGGTTCGTCCACGTCGACTCCTGGGGCGACCGACGGGGCGGCGCGGGGAGATCGATCCGCCAGTACGGCCCGCGGACGCTCGCGGGCGGGGCGATCGTGCCGCGAGTGGGCGTGGAGTTCGACATACGCGGGGATGTCGTGAGCTCCTGCTGGCTCACCCTGATCGACGACATCGACCTGTCCCGCGAGCCGGGGCCGCTCGACTTCACGATGCCCGCGCCGGCGGGGATGCTGATCATCGACCATCGCGAGGACGCGCAGAACCCCAGGATGGGCACCTGCCACTACCCCGTAAGCGACGTGTTGGCCTACGCCGAGCGGTTCACGTCCCGGAGCCAGTTCCTCGAGAAGGTCCTGAAGCCGGGCGACGACGCGCCGGAGATCCAGGCGGCCTCATGGCTGACGCGCGACGGCAAGACTGTCCCGCCCGCGCTCCGCGGCAAGGTCGTCCTCATCGACTTCTGGGGCATCAGCTGCGGGCCATGCATCGGCCAGTTGCCGGAGGTCCAGGCCGCGGCGGACCACTTCGCGGACCGGCCGGACGACCTGCTCGTGATCGGCGTCCACGAGAGCGGCGTCGCCGAGGGCGAGGTCGCGGAGTTCGCCCGCAAGCGGGGGCTCTCCTTCACCATGGCCCTCGATCGGCCCGCGGCGGAAGCGGGCTGGTTCGGCGCGACCTTCAAGGACTACGGCCTCCGCGCCATCCCCGCCGCGGCGGTCCTCGACCGCCGGGGGAAGGTCGCCTACGTCGGGCGGTTCGCCGAGGCCCTGGCCAAGGCCGCGGAGCTCATCAACGGGCCGTGA
- a CDS encoding Uma2 family endonuclease, giving the protein MSTATSRIRPAAIPPLENGDVLTRQEFERRYDAMPELKKAELLEGEVYMGSPVGDEHGTSHSYLGYILTGYAIGTPGVQPCDNTIVRLTEASMPQPDLFLMVKPENGGRMRRGEGRILDGVPELAAEIAVSSASIDANRKRRVYERAGVVEYVLWRVEDEALDWLVLREGRYEELAPSADGILRSEAFPGLWLDREALLRGDMARVQAVAQQGLAAPEHAAFVERLNRPR; this is encoded by the coding sequence ATGAGCACCGCGACCTCCCGGATCAGGCCGGCCGCCATCCCGCCGCTGGAGAATGGCGACGTGCTGACGCGCCAGGAATTCGAGCGCCGCTACGACGCGATGCCCGAGCTGAAGAAGGCGGAGCTCCTCGAGGGCGAGGTCTACATGGGTTCTCCCGTCGGCGACGAACACGGCACCTCGCACTCGTATCTGGGCTACATCCTCACGGGGTACGCGATCGGCACGCCGGGGGTACAGCCGTGCGACAACACGATCGTCCGGCTGACCGAGGCCAGCATGCCCCAGCCCGACCTCTTCCTGATGGTGAAGCCGGAGAACGGCGGGCGGATGCGGAGGGGCGAGGGGAGGATCCTCGACGGCGTCCCCGAGCTGGCGGCGGAGATCGCCGTCAGCAGCGCCAGCATCGACGCGAACCGGAAGCGGCGGGTCTACGAGCGGGCCGGCGTCGTCGAGTATGTCCTGTGGCGGGTCGAGGACGAGGCGCTGGACTGGCTCGTGCTCCGCGAGGGCCGGTACGAGGAGCTCGCGCCGTCGGCCGATGGCATCCTCCGCAGCGAGGCGTTCCCGGGGCTCTGGCTGGACCGCGAGGCGCTCCTGCGGGGCGACATGGCGCGGGTGCAGGCCGTCGCCCAGCAGGGCCTCGCCGCGCCCGAGCACGCGGCGTTCGTGGAGAGGTTGAACCGGCCGCGTTGA
- a CDS encoding SDR family NAD(P)-dependent oxidoreductase translates to MSSERKVAVITGASQGIGAGLVQGFLDRGYRVVANSRSIEPVESADRLAVGGDVADPAVAERVIADAVRAFGRVDTLVNNAGIFISKPFTEYTEADFARKTSVNLAGFFFISQQAVRQMLTQGGGHVVNITTTLVGQPVKGVPSALASLTKGGLDAVTRSLAIEYADRNIRVNAVAPGVIRTPMHGPEALASLAGLHPVGRLGEIQEIVDAVLYLEAATFVTGETLHVDGGAHAGHW, encoded by the coding sequence ATGAGTTCCGAGCGCAAGGTCGCCGTCATCACGGGCGCATCGCAGGGGATCGGCGCGGGGCTGGTCCAAGGGTTCCTCGATCGCGGCTATCGCGTGGTGGCCAATTCGCGGTCGATCGAGCCCGTCGAGTCCGCGGACCGGCTCGCGGTCGGCGGCGACGTCGCCGATCCGGCCGTGGCGGAGCGGGTGATCGCCGACGCCGTGCGGGCGTTCGGCCGCGTGGACACGCTGGTCAACAACGCCGGGATCTTCATCTCCAAGCCGTTCACCGAGTACACCGAGGCCGACTTCGCCCGCAAGACGTCGGTGAACCTGGCCGGCTTCTTCTTCATCTCGCAGCAGGCCGTGCGGCAGATGTTGACGCAGGGCGGCGGGCACGTCGTGAACATCACGACGACGCTCGTGGGCCAACCGGTCAAGGGCGTCCCCTCCGCGCTAGCCTCCCTCACCAAGGGCGGCCTCGACGCCGTCACGCGGTCGCTGGCGATCGAGTACGCCGACAGGAACATCCGCGTGAACGCCGTGGCCCCGGGCGTGATCCGGACCCCGATGCACGGCCCCGAGGCCCTCGCCTCCCTGGCCGGACTCCACCCCGTGGGCCGGCTGGGCGAGATACAGGAGATCGTCGACGCGGTCCTCTACCTGGAGGCCGCCACCTTCGTCACCGGCGAGACCCTCCACGTCGACGGCGGCGCCCACGCCGGGCACTGGTGA
- a CDS encoding DNA/RNA non-specific endonuclease, producing the protein MNPIQTNKWYGSKTRPSWAGPVTIKFESVQHLHHGQFYRTTEVIGIIAPGATSGRPSAPEPISPQRVSTAKNEPARYRYDEETGVNAYNTGSVDQEKGHIMALELGGPDIPENIVPQWAKWQGSGEWRRMEVEIHDMAAQGDPSDPKSPGYRVMFHALVLYPEGLKVEWAGLRRVCTPRGFRLVLTKLDKVSGKPLGGAALTYEKEQAQNETDQMLALRAFERLEGADMDYDDVVKKAEKGKSKSEFVSTGQNPLYAPPPIKSNAAPVDFGAYMQQCGIKYSIDANNDIADESDDEDYDPSKDKMEMDT; encoded by the coding sequence GTGAATCCCATCCAGACCAACAAGTGGTACGGCAGCAAGACCCGGCCCTCCTGGGCGGGGCCGGTGACGATCAAGTTCGAGAGCGTCCAGCACCTCCATCACGGGCAGTTCTACCGGACGACGGAGGTGATCGGCATCATCGCCCCGGGGGCGACCTCGGGCCGCCCGTCGGCCCCGGAGCCGATCAGCCCGCAGCGCGTGAGCACCGCCAAGAACGAGCCGGCGCGGTATCGGTACGACGAGGAGACCGGCGTGAACGCCTACAACACCGGCTCCGTGGACCAGGAGAAGGGCCACATCATGGCCCTGGAGCTGGGCGGGCCGGACATCCCCGAGAACATCGTCCCGCAGTGGGCCAAGTGGCAGGGCAGCGGCGAATGGCGTCGCATGGAGGTCGAGATCCACGACATGGCCGCCCAGGGCGACCCGTCGGACCCCAAGTCGCCCGGCTACCGGGTCATGTTCCACGCCCTGGTGCTGTACCCCGAGGGCCTCAAGGTCGAATGGGCCGGCCTGCGACGCGTCTGCACCCCCAGGGGCTTCAGGCTCGTCCTCACCAAGCTCGACAAGGTCTCCGGCAAGCCCCTCGGCGGCGCCGCGCTCACCTACGAGAAGGAGCAGGCCCAGAACGAGACCGACCAGATGCTCGCCCTCCGCGCCTTCGAACGCCTGGAGGGCGCGGACATGGACTACGACGACGTCGTGAAGAAGGCCGAGAAGGGCAAGAGCAAGAGCGAGTTCGTCTCCACCGGCCAGAACCCCCTCTACGCCCCGCCGCCGATCAAGTCCAACGCGGCCCCCGTCGACTTCGGGGCCTACATGCAGCAGTGCGGGATCAAGTACAGCATCGACGCCAACAACGACATCGCCGACGAGTCCGACGACGAGGACTACGACCCCAGCAAGGACAAGATGGAGATGGATACGTAG
- a CDS encoding GDP-mannose 4,6-dehydratase: MRALVTGASGFVGWHLCEHLVAAGDQVVGLSASGRWPEARAGLSRSVRLEAVDLADVAEEVLADLIRRKRPEAIYHLAAQSNPSRSVDDPRGTWALNLGGTLNLLEAVKAAGVEPRPRVILVGSGVCYGNPAPEHIPVREDCPLRPNNPYAASKGAADLLGIQHALGHGADVVIVRPFNHAGPGQSPSYVLAALALQVAEVEAGRKARVEVGNLDVVRDFTDVRDVARGYRLLAQRGRAGEVYNLGSGRGTKIADAADLLASMARVPVEVHVDPARVRPVDQPLLVADSSKLREATGWEPEFPIERTLADMLDHFRGGLSA, from the coding sequence TTGCGAGCGCTGGTGACCGGGGCCTCGGGCTTCGTGGGCTGGCATCTGTGCGAGCACCTGGTCGCCGCCGGGGACCAGGTCGTGGGCCTCTCCGCGTCCGGGCGCTGGCCGGAGGCGCGGGCGGGGCTCTCGCGGTCGGTGCGGCTGGAGGCGGTGGACCTGGCGGACGTGGCCGAGGAGGTGCTGGCGGACCTGATCCGCCGCAAGCGGCCCGAGGCGATCTACCACCTGGCGGCGCAGTCGAACCCGAGCCGGAGCGTGGACGACCCGCGGGGGACCTGGGCGCTGAACCTCGGCGGCACGCTCAACCTGCTGGAGGCCGTGAAGGCCGCCGGCGTGGAGCCGAGGCCGCGCGTGATCCTCGTCGGCTCGGGCGTCTGCTACGGCAACCCCGCGCCGGAGCACATCCCGGTGCGGGAGGACTGCCCCCTGCGCCCGAACAACCCGTACGCCGCCAGCAAGGGGGCGGCGGACCTGCTGGGCATCCAGCACGCCCTCGGCCACGGCGCCGACGTCGTGATCGTCCGGCCGTTCAATCACGCCGGCCCGGGGCAGTCCCCCTCGTACGTCCTCGCGGCGCTGGCGCTCCAGGTCGCCGAGGTCGAGGCCGGCCGCAAGGCCCGCGTGGAGGTCGGCAACCTCGACGTGGTCCGCGACTTCACCGACGTCCGCGACGTCGCCCGCGGCTATCGCCTTCTGGCGCAGCGCGGCAGGGCTGGCGAGGTCTACAACCTCGGATCCGGCCGCGGCACGAAGATCGCCGACGCGGCGGATCTCCTCGCCTCGATGGCCCGCGTCCCCGTCGAGGTCCACGTCGATCCCGCCCGCGTCCGCCCCGTCGACCAGCCCCTCCTCGTCGCCGACTCGAGCAAGCTCCGCGAGGCCACCGGGTGGGAGCCCGAGTTCCCCATCGAGCGGACGCTCGCTGATATGCTCGACCACTTCCGCGGCGGGCTCTCGGCCTAG
- the rfbB gene encoding dTDP-glucose 4,6-dehydratase, producing the protein MEHAIKNILVTGGCGFIGANFIRLELAEREGPSITNVDALTYAGNPDNLADLAGNRRYRFVKADIADRSAIFDLVASGGFDAIVNFAAESHVDRSIDDATPFLRTNVLGTQTLLDAARAAKVPRYVQVSTDEVYGTLGPRDPAFEETTPLAPNSPYSASKAAADFLVRAAYHTHGMDTVITRCSNNYGPYQFPEKLIPLFITNALDGKPLPVYGDGMQVRDWIHVRDHCRGVAAALRRGRPGEVYNFGGRSERYNMDVTKAVLELTGRPETLIRHVTDRPGHDRRYAVNCAKSESELGWKQTVTFEQGLAETVEWYKANSAWIDRVRSGAYRG; encoded by the coding sequence ATGGAGCACGCGATCAAGAACATCCTGGTGACGGGCGGTTGCGGGTTCATCGGCGCCAACTTCATCCGGCTGGAGCTGGCCGAGCGCGAGGGCCCCTCGATCACGAACGTCGACGCCCTGACCTACGCCGGCAACCCGGACAACCTCGCCGACCTGGCCGGCAACCGGCGCTATCGGTTCGTCAAGGCGGACATCGCCGACCGCTCGGCGATCTTCGACCTGGTCGCCTCCGGCGGCTTCGACGCGATCGTCAACTTCGCGGCCGAGAGCCACGTGGACCGCTCGATCGACGACGCCACGCCGTTCCTCCGCACGAACGTCCTGGGGACGCAGACGCTCCTCGACGCCGCGAGGGCGGCGAAGGTCCCGCGGTACGTCCAGGTCTCCACCGACGAGGTCTACGGCACGCTCGGGCCCAGGGACCCGGCGTTCGAGGAGACGACGCCGCTGGCCCCCAACAGCCCCTACTCCGCCAGCAAGGCCGCGGCCGACTTCCTGGTCCGCGCCGCGTACCACACGCACGGCATGGACACCGTGATCACCCGCTGCTCGAACAACTACGGCCCGTACCAGTTCCCGGAGAAGCTGATCCCGCTGTTCATCACGAATGCCCTGGACGGGAAGCCGCTGCCCGTCTACGGGGACGGCATGCAGGTCCGCGACTGGATCCACGTCCGCGACCACTGCCGGGGCGTCGCCGCGGCCCTGCGCCGGGGGCGGCCGGGCGAGGTCTACAACTTCGGCGGCCGCAGCGAGCGGTACAACATGGACGTGACGAAGGCCGTCCTCGAGCTGACGGGCCGGCCGGAGACCCTGATCCGCCACGTCACCGACCGCCCCGGCCACGACCGCCGCTACGCCGTGAACTGCGCCAAGTCCGAGTCCGAGCTCGGCTGGAAGCAGACCGTCACCTTCGAACAGGGCCTCGCCGAGACCGTGGAGTGGTACAAGGCCAACTCCGCCTGGATCGACCGCGTCCGCTCCGGGGCGTACCGGGGCTGA
- a CDS encoding rhamnulokinase, whose protein sequence is MATTTDYLALDLGAESGRGMLGRFDGERIALEEVHRFPNQPVKLLDTLHWDLPRLFDDMKAAIRKAATLSPGATLDGIGVDTWGVDFGLIGRGDTLLGNPVHYRDARTDGMMDAAFAAVSRERIYEVTGLQFLPFNTIFQLLALRRAKSPLLDVAETLLMMPDLFGWLLTGRRAGERTDASTTQLLDPRTGAWSDELCKALDLPRAILPGLIDPGTELGPLLPSIAEEAGLSRPVAVIAPGTHDTASAVAAVPASSSSSSAPPDWCYLSSGTWSLLGVEVSQPVINAETMRYNLTNEGGVAGTTRLLKNIMGLWLVQESRRTWARAGREMSYEELTARAQVAPPFSALVDPDDSSFLSHGDMPSRLAAYCKRTNQVLPSDEGAIVRCCLESLALKYRWTIERLEGILGTTIRTIHVVGGGSKNALLCQFTADACGRPVHAGPVEATAIGNILMQAIGRGKLGSIRDLRAVVARSFPAVVFEPRDTAAWDDAAGRFAALVK, encoded by the coding sequence ATGGCCACGACGACCGATTACCTGGCGCTCGACCTGGGCGCGGAGAGCGGGCGGGGGATGCTGGGCCGCTTCGACGGCGAGCGGATCGCGCTGGAGGAGGTCCACCGGTTCCCCAACCAGCCGGTGAAGCTGCTGGATACCCTGCACTGGGACCTCCCCCGGCTCTTCGACGACATGAAGGCGGCCATCCGCAAGGCCGCCACGCTGTCCCCCGGCGCGACGCTCGACGGCATCGGCGTGGACACCTGGGGCGTGGACTTCGGGCTCATCGGCCGGGGCGACACCCTGCTGGGCAACCCGGTGCACTACCGCGACGCCCGGACCGACGGCATGATGGACGCCGCCTTCGCCGCGGTATCCCGAGAGCGGATCTACGAGGTCACCGGCCTGCAATTCCTCCCCTTCAACACGATCTTCCAGCTCCTGGCCCTGCGACGGGCGAAGTCGCCGCTGCTCGACGTCGCCGAGACCCTGCTGATGATGCCCGACCTGTTCGGCTGGCTGCTCACCGGCCGCCGGGCCGGCGAGCGCACCGACGCCTCCACGACCCAGCTCCTGGACCCCCGGACCGGCGCCTGGTCGGACGAGCTGTGCAAGGCCCTGGACCTGCCCCGCGCCATCCTCCCGGGCCTCATCGACCCGGGGACCGAGCTCGGCCCCCTGCTCCCCTCGATCGCCGAGGAGGCCGGCCTCTCGCGGCCCGTCGCCGTGATCGCGCCGGGGACGCACGACACGGCCAGCGCCGTGGCCGCGGTCCCCGCCTCATCATCGTCCTCATCCGCGCCACCCGACTGGTGCTACCTCAGCTCCGGCACCTGGTCCTTGCTCGGCGTCGAAGTTTCGCAACCGGTCATCAACGCCGAAACGATGCGGTATAATCTCACCAACGAGGGGGGCGTGGCGGGGACGACACGACTGCTCAAGAACATCATGGGACTGTGGCTCGTCCAGGAAAGCCGTCGGACCTGGGCACGCGCCGGGCGGGAAATGTCTTACGAGGAACTCACCGCCCGGGCCCAGGTTGCCCCCCCTTTTTCCGCGCTCGTCGATCCGGACGACTCTTCCTTCCTCTCCCACGGCGACATGCCGTCCCGGCTGGCCGCCTACTGCAAGCGGACGAACCAGGTCCTCCCCTCCGACGAGGGGGCGATCGTCCGCTGCTGCCTGGAGAGCCTGGCCCTGAAGTACCGCTGGACGATCGAGCGGCTGGAGGGGATCCTCGGCACCACGATCCGGACGATCCACGTCGTCGGCGGCGGCAGCAAGAACGCCCTGCTCTGCCAGTTCACGGCCGACGCCTGCGGCCGGCCGGTCCACGCCGGCCCGGTCGAGGCCACGGCCATCGGGAACATCCTGATGCAGGCCATCGGCCGCGGGAAGCTGGGCTCCATCCGCGACCTCCGCGCCGTGGTCGCCCGCTCCTTCCCGGCCGTCGTCTTCGAGCCCCGCGACACCGCCGCCTGGGACGACGCCGCCGGCCGCTTCGCCGCGCTAGTGAAGTAG
- the larE gene encoding ATP-dependent sacrificial sulfur transferase LarE codes for MSQGLSTWTGTEPSLAAKRDALIEALRGYGRVAVAYSGGIDSTVVAQAAYEAVGDAAIAVTAVSDSLASGELEEAQELARKIGIRHRVIRTEEFANPDYLKNAPDRCYFCKSELYGRLSGLLAELGADVIASGANTDDAGDHRPGMRAAGENDVRHPLQECGLGKEDVRALARAWGLPTWDKPATPCLSSRIAYGEAVTPERVRMIDRAEQWLRARGLRLLRVRYHNGDLARVEVPVEELPGLVRPEVREALVPAFRELGFKFVTLDLEGFRSGSLNGLISADSLTLRPSAGAPTNGKGNANGNGNGR; via the coding sequence TTGAGCCAGGGCCTGAGCACTTGGACCGGGACGGAGCCGTCGCTGGCGGCGAAGCGCGATGCGCTGATCGAGGCCCTGAGGGGGTACGGCCGGGTCGCGGTGGCGTACTCCGGGGGGATCGACAGCACGGTCGTCGCGCAGGCGGCGTACGAGGCGGTCGGGGACGCGGCGATCGCCGTGACGGCCGTGTCGGACAGCCTGGCCTCCGGCGAGCTGGAGGAGGCGCAGGAGCTGGCCCGGAAGATCGGCATCCGCCACCGGGTCATCCGCACCGAGGAGTTCGCCAACCCGGACTACCTGAAGAACGCGCCCGACCGCTGCTACTTCTGCAAGAGCGAGCTCTACGGCCGGCTGTCGGGGCTGCTCGCGGAGCTGGGCGCGGACGTGATCGCCTCCGGGGCGAACACCGACGACGCGGGGGACCACCGCCCGGGCATGAGGGCCGCCGGCGAGAACGACGTCCGCCACCCGCTGCAGGAATGCGGGCTCGGCAAGGAGGACGTCCGGGCGCTGGCGAGGGCGTGGGGCCTGCCGACCTGGGACAAGCCGGCGACGCCCTGCCTCTCCAGCCGGATCGCCTACGGCGAGGCGGTCACGCCGGAGCGCGTCCGGATGATCGACCGCGCCGAGCAGTGGCTCCGCGCCCGCGGGCTGCGGCTGCTCCGCGTCCGCTACCACAACGGGGACCTCGCCCGGGTGGAGGTGCCCGTCGAGGAGCTGCCGGGCCTGGTCCGGCCGGAGGTCCGCGAGGCGCTCGTGCCGGCCTTCCGCGAGCTGGGATTCAAGTTCGTGACGCTCGACCTGGAAGGGTTCCGCTCCGGCAGCCTGAACGGCCTGATCTCCGCGGACAGCCTGACGCTGCGGCCGTCGGCCGGCGCCCCGACCAATGGCAAGGGCAACGCGAACGGCAACGGCAACGGGCGGTGA